A region from the endosymbiont of Galathealinum brachiosum genome encodes:
- a CDS encoding two-component sensor histidine kinase, with protein MLPKTLFARTLAMIATVAVAYLLFAFSIIGYFMLVPVGKQSANDLAALMVFSANRWSEISMEERIEFEHHLFEKYKLNIAGSQQLRSVNFKPLPYYYFLESSLESLTGQEVHLKISKDDNDIDWYWANFRVNKQDIRIGFSSSHINAQPPLVLILLLSVGGLAILVTAAVIVRHLTTPLECLSQNALRIGSGEQPELVPETGAEEMATLAKSFNKMAVQVKELLSNRTTLLAGISHDLRTPLARIQLALEMLPANADPVLVDGIRGDVEQMNCLIGQFLELSKTLEKGEQQNIDIVETLDDLVNCARRGGAEIQWKIAEPCTLINNPMAIRRIIVNLLENAVRYGEEHPVNINYSLKDNFAIIKIKDRGPGIPADEIEAVFRPFYRLEQSRNLETGGTGLGLSIALQLAEINNIKIKLYGRKNGGTVAEIAIPLKRLI; from the coding sequence ATGTTACCAAAAACCCTGTTTGCCAGAACATTAGCAATGATTGCAACTGTCGCAGTTGCCTATTTATTATTTGCATTTAGTATTATTGGCTATTTCATGTTAGTACCCGTGGGTAAACAATCTGCAAATGATCTTGCTGCATTAATGGTTTTCAGTGCAAATAGATGGTCAGAAATATCCATGGAAGAACGAATTGAATTTGAACACCATTTATTTGAAAAATATAAACTAAATATTGCCGGAAGCCAGCAACTAAGATCTGTAAACTTTAAACCTCTACCTTATTATTATTTTCTTGAATCTTCACTTGAGTCATTAACGGGGCAGGAAGTACATCTTAAAATTTCAAAAGATGATAACGATATTGACTGGTACTGGGCTAATTTCAGAGTTAATAAACAGGATATACGTATAGGTTTTTCCAGCTCTCATATAAATGCTCAACCACCATTAGTTTTGATATTATTACTTTCTGTAGGTGGTTTGGCAATATTAGTTACTGCGGCTGTAATCGTTCGTCACTTAACTACTCCTCTAGAGTGTTTATCACAAAATGCATTACGTATAGGTAGTGGTGAACAACCTGAACTGGTTCCGGAAACCGGAGCTGAAGAGATGGCAACTCTGGCAAAAAGCTTTAATAAAATGGCCGTACAGGTAAAGGAGTTATTAAGTAATCGCACGACACTATTGGCGGGCATATCTCATGATCTACGAACCCCCCTTGCACGTATTCAACTGGCACTTGAAATGTTACCTGCGAATGCCGACCCTGTTCTGGTGGATGGTATACGAGGCGATGTAGAACAGATGAACTGTCTGATTGGACAGTTTCTTGAATTAAGCAAAACGCTTGAAAAAGGCGAGCAACAGAATATTGACATAGTCGAGACACTCGATGACCTGGTTAATTGCGCAAGACGTGGTGGCGCAGAGATACAATGGAAAATCGCTGAGCCCTGCACTCTGATAAATAACCCCATGGCGATAAGACGCATCATTGTTAATCTATTAGAAAATGCCGTACGTTATGGAGAAGAACATCCGGTTAATATTAACTATTCATTAAAAGATAACTTCGCAATTATAAAAATAAAAGATAGAGGCCCGGGTATTCCAGCGGATGAAATTGAAGCCGTATTCAGGCCTTTTTACCGACTTGAACAATCACGGAATTTAGAAACCGGCGGTACCGGCCTCGGCCTCAGTATTGCATTGCAACTTGCTGAAATTAATAACATTAAAATAAAATTATATGGAAGAAAAAATGGTGGTACTGTGGCAGAAATTGCCATTCCATTAAAACGCTTAATTTGA
- a CDS encoding oxygen-dependent coproporphyrinogen oxidase, translating to MSATNTPPDIEAVKTYLLQLQKNICTALAEEDGGKSFEVDEWQREQGGGGKSCVMADGDVFESAGINFSHVFGGKLPASATAHRPELAGRSFQAMGVSLVIHPKNPYIPTSHANVRFFVAEKEGENPVWWFGGGFDLTPYYGNEEDVKHWHQTSKDACDSFGEEVFPKYKKWCDEYFYLKHRDEPRGVGGLFFDDLNEWGFEKSFAFMQSVGDSYIKAYRPIVQKRKDMEYGERERDFQLYRRGRYVEFNLVYDRGTLFGLQSGGRTESILMSMPPNVRWRYNWQPEAGSAEAELYEKYLKSQDWI from the coding sequence GTGAGCGCAACAAATACTCCCCCTGATATTGAAGCCGTTAAAACCTACCTGTTACAACTACAGAAAAATATCTGTACTGCACTCGCAGAAGAAGATGGTGGAAAATCTTTTGAAGTAGATGAATGGCAGCGTGAGCAGGGCGGTGGCGGAAAAAGTTGTGTTATGGCTGATGGTGATGTTTTTGAAAGTGCAGGCATTAATTTTTCTCATGTGTTTGGTGGTAAGTTACCCGCATCTGCAACAGCGCATCGCCCCGAGTTGGCTGGCAGGTCATTTCAGGCGATGGGTGTCTCATTAGTTATACATCCTAAAAATCCTTACATTCCTACATCACATGCCAATGTGCGTTTCTTTGTAGCTGAAAAAGAAGGTGAAAATCCGGTATGGTGGTTTGGTGGCGGTTTTGATTTAACGCCGTATTATGGCAATGAAGAAGATGTTAAACATTGGCATCAAACTTCTAAAGACGCTTGTGATTCATTTGGTGAAGAAGTCTTTCCTAAATATAAAAAATGGTGTGATGAATATTTTTATTTAAAACATAGAGATGAACCACGGGGTGTGGGCGGTCTGTTTTTTGATGATTTAAATGAATGGGGTTTTGAGAAAAGTTTTGCTTTTATGCAAAGTGTTGGTGATAGTTATATTAAGGCTTATCGACCCATTGTACAAAAACGTAAAGATATGGAATATGGCGAACGCGAGCGTGATTTTCAGCTATATCGCCGAGGTCGTTATGTAGAATTTAATCTGGTTTATGATCGGGGTACATTGTTTGGCCTGCAATCGGGTGGTCGTACCGAGTCTATTTTAATGTCGATGCCACCGAATGTTCGCTGGCGTTATAACTGGCAGCCGGAAGCGGGTAGTGCAGAGGCTGAGTTATATGAAAAGTACCTTAAGTCGCAGGACTGGATTTAA
- a CDS encoding FABP family protein, which yields MSDEIIKNLGPLATLAGTWEGDKGIDISRIKSKETETKYRERVIFAPLGPVNNGPQQLYGLRYSMTAWRLGEEDAFHEEVGYWLWDAGNKQVLRCFMVPRGVLINAGGDAEENSKSFHLEAKVGSETYGILSNKYLDETYKTKEYVLDVEIHDEGSFSYKEDTRLWIPINEAIFHHTDQNTLQKI from the coding sequence ATGAGTGATGAAATCATTAAAAATCTTGGTCCACTGGCTACCCTTGCCGGCACATGGGAAGGCGATAAAGGCATTGATATTTCCAGAATCAAAAGTAAGGAAACAGAGACAAAATATCGTGAAAGGGTTATCTTTGCCCCTCTTGGTCCAGTAAATAACGGTCCGCAGCAGTTATATGGTCTGCGTTACTCAATGACTGCCTGGCGCCTGGGAGAGGAAGACGCCTTTCATGAAGAAGTTGGTTACTGGTTATGGGATGCTGGCAACAAACAGGTTTTACGTTGTTTTATGGTGCCGCGTGGCGTATTAATTAATGCAGGTGGCGATGCAGAAGAAAATAGCAAAAGTTTTCATCTGGAAGCTAAAGTTGGCTCTGAAACCTATGGCATATTATCCAATAAGTATTTAGATGAAACCTATAAAACTAAAGAATATGTACTGGATGTAGAGATTCATGATGAAGGTAGTTTTAGTTATAAAGAAGATACCCGTTTATGGATTCCCATCAATGAAGCTATATTTCACCACACAGATCAAAATACCTTACAAAAAATATAA
- a CDS encoding TatD family deoxyribonuclease, with protein MFYDSHCHLDRIDLKDFNNNFSELMDVIQQAQVERMLCVSISLDEYPSMKALVQDRDNIDISVGVHPCDTQDDTVKLQQLIELGSDPKVVAIGETGLDYYYSKDTREQQLSSFQVHMQAANELKKPVIIHTRDAQKDTLDILKEGNVETCGGVLHCFTESWDMARQALDMGMYISFSGIVTFKNAEALREVARQVPDDRFLIETDSPYLAPVPHRGKQNHPGWVGHVAECLAEVRGNSVENIAELSKVNYLRLFDT; from the coding sequence ATGTTCTATGATTCCCACTGCCATCTAGATCGAATCGATCTAAAAGATTTTAATAATAATTTCTCAGAATTAATGGATGTTATCCAGCAAGCTCAGGTTGAGCGTATGCTGTGTGTATCGATTAGTCTGGATGAATACCCGTCTATGAAAGCGCTGGTGCAGGATCGCGATAATATTGATATCTCGGTTGGCGTACATCCCTGTGATACACAGGATGATACCGTCAAACTTCAGCAATTGATTGAGCTGGGTTCAGACCCTAAAGTCGTCGCAATTGGTGAAACCGGGCTGGATTACTATTACTCTAAAGATACCCGTGAGCAGCAATTATCCAGCTTTCAGGTGCATATGCAGGCGGCAAATGAACTGAAAAAACCCGTGATTATCCATACCCGGGATGCACAGAAAGATACGCTGGATATCCTTAAAGAAGGGAATGTAGAGACATGTGGTGGCGTATTACACTGCTTTACAGAAAGCTGGGATATGGCGCGTCAGGCGCTTGATATGGGCATGTATATCTCATTCTCAGGTATAGTCACGTTTAAAAATGCTGAAGCACTTCGTGAAGTGGCCCGGCAGGTACCCGATGATCGTTTTCTAATTGAAACTGACTCACCTTATCTGGCACCTGTGCCGCATCGGGGTAAACAGAATCATCCCGGCTGGGTAGGGCATGTGGCTGAGTGTCTGGCAGAAGTGCGGGGAAACAGTGTAGAAAACATCGCCGAGTTGAGCAAAGTCAATTATCTGCGGCTATTTGACACATAA
- a CDS encoding aminodeoxychorismate synthase component I: MPSSLIIHALENTPDLLALHASNPERYPHLLTSNASTEEKSDLARYDILFAFPQQTIESCSGDFLQQLDLAWQTEKLEMEAADLPFTGGWFLYLGYELAQQIETGLILPEAEDALPVAFATRFPAAIIIDSHNQKAFIVCESKFNDYVNQIQTDLINQLNNVEDKSSSSSKVSVGSSVAFNQAFHINDIQEDNEENYLQQLELLHKYIIDGDVFQVNLSRCWKTQLDDDVTHASIYHQLSQSNPGPFNALVTLGDKAIISSSPERLIQSKSGYLQTRPIAGTRPRAEDSSTDSQLSDELLANAKEQAEHIMLIDLERNDMGRVCEPGSIEVNELMVLESYQHVHHIVSNVQGRLRQGITPGQLIAAVFPGGTITGCPKVRCMEILAELEGVGRGAYTGSLGYLNHDGSMDLNILIRTITRNGNKLQFRAGGGIVVDSDPNNELNETRAKAKGLIHALQTGNQ; this comes from the coding sequence ATGCCTAGCTCATTAATCATTCATGCTTTAGAAAATACTCCCGATTTACTAGCGCTTCACGCCAGTAACCCCGAACGATATCCTCATTTGTTAACCAGTAATGCATCAACTGAAGAAAAATCGGATCTTGCTCGTTACGATATTTTATTTGCCTTTCCACAGCAGACGATAGAAAGTTGTTCAGGTGATTTTCTGCAGCAACTGGATCTTGCATGGCAAACTGAAAAGCTGGAAATGGAAGCGGCAGATTTACCTTTTACCGGTGGCTGGTTTTTATATTTAGGTTATGAGCTGGCACAACAAATTGAAACGGGGTTAATACTACCTGAAGCAGAAGATGCTTTACCTGTTGCATTTGCAACACGTTTTCCCGCAGCAATTATTATTGACTCGCATAATCAGAAAGCATTTATTGTTTGTGAGTCAAAATTTAACGACTACGTAAATCAAATTCAAACAGATTTAATTAATCAACTCAATAATGTAGAAGATAAATCATCGTCATCCTCGAAAGTTTCTGTTGGCAGCTCAGTGGCTTTTAATCAGGCATTTCATATTAATGATATACAGGAAGATAATGAAGAAAATTATCTTCAACAATTAGAGTTATTACATAAATATATAATTGATGGAGATGTTTTTCAGGTAAATCTATCTCGTTGCTGGAAAACACAATTAGATGATGATGTAACACATGCAAGTATTTATCATCAGTTGAGTCAGTCAAACCCCGGTCCCTTTAATGCTTTAGTTACTCTGGGTGATAAAGCGATTATCAGTTCATCACCAGAACGTCTTATACAATCTAAAAGTGGTTATTTGCAAACCAGACCCATTGCGGGGACACGACCCAGAGCCGAAGATAGTAGTACAGACAGTCAGTTATCAGATGAGTTATTAGCTAACGCTAAAGAGCAGGCAGAGCATATTATGCTTATTGATCTGGAACGTAATGATATGGGGCGGGTATGTGAGCCGGGTAGTATTGAAGTGAATGAGTTAATGGTGCTGGAAAGTTACCAGCATGTTCATCATATTGTATCTAATGTGCAGGGGCGCTTACGTCAGGGTATCACTCCGGGTCAGCTCATTGCAGCTGTATTTCCCGGCGGTACGATTACAGGCTGCCCTAAAGTGCGTTGTATGGAAATACTGGCAGAACTGGAAGGTGTGGGCAGGGGAGCTTATACAGGCTCACTGGGTTACCTGAACCATGATGGCAGTATGGATTTAAATATTCTTATCCGAACCATAACCCGCAATGGTAATAAGCTGCAATTTAGAGCCGGTGGTGGCATAGTAGTGGACTCCGACCCAAACAATGAATTGAATGAAACACGGGCTAAAGCAAAAGGGTTAATTCATGCACTGCAGACAGGGAATCAATGA
- the mltG gene encoding endolytic transglycosylase MltG — protein MIKKLLGLLLITASAIAVDFYFFLNKPLGVEAEETYNFKPGTSVSVLARDLEKKKIISNRLYFSVWSRVTGSARKLKAGEYKISPDLNTLQLFTLMQKGKVRLYSLTLIEGLTFKQMMKLVNKSEHLSHHLLELNGKQIMQKIGHAGEHPEGRFFPDTYRFPKGMSDIDLLKKAYREMQKRLDVAWQKRDKNLPLKSAYEALTLASIVEKESAIAEERTRIAGVFVNRLRKGMRLQTDPTVIYGIGDKYKGNIRYKHLRTDTPYNTYTRKGLPPTPIAMPGQGALDAVSHPDKTEYIYFVAMSDRSGRHIFSTTLKDHEHAVDVHQRKRKKKAR, from the coding sequence ATGATAAAAAAATTATTAGGTTTGCTTTTAATCACAGCAAGTGCAATTGCTGTTGATTTTTATTTCTTTTTGAATAAACCATTAGGTGTAGAAGCCGAAGAAACATATAACTTTAAACCGGGCACCAGTGTGTCTGTGCTTGCGCGTGATCTTGAAAAGAAAAAAATAATATCCAATCGACTGTATTTTTCTGTGTGGTCCAGAGTAACCGGTAGTGCCAGAAAGTTAAAAGCAGGTGAATACAAGATAAGCCCTGATCTTAATACGTTGCAGTTATTTACCTTAATGCAAAAAGGTAAAGTTCGTTTATATAGCTTAACACTGATAGAAGGCCTGACATTCAAACAGATGATGAAACTGGTTAATAAATCAGAGCATCTGAGTCATCATTTACTGGAATTAAATGGTAAGCAGATCATGCAAAAAATTGGTCATGCAGGTGAACACCCTGAAGGACGTTTTTTTCCTGATACCTATCGTTTTCCTAAAGGTATGAGTGATATTGATCTGTTAAAAAAAGCCTATAGAGAAATGCAAAAACGTTTAGATGTAGCCTGGCAAAAAAGAGATAAAAACCTGCCGTTAAAATCAGCGTATGAAGCATTAACGCTTGCATCCATTGTAGAAAAAGAAAGCGCCATAGCAGAAGAACGAACGCGTATTGCGGGTGTGTTTGTAAACCGTTTACGTAAAGGTATGCGCCTGCAAACAGATCCAACGGTTATTTACGGTATCGGTGATAAGTATAAAGGCAATATTCGTTATAAGCATTTACGTACTGATACGCCTTACAATACCTATACAAGAAAAGGTCTCCCGCCAACACCAATTGCAATGCCAGGGCAGGGTGCATTAGATGCGGTTAGTCATCCGGATAAAACAGAATATATTTATTTTGTCGCCATGTCAGATCGATCGGGCAGGCACATATTTTCAACCACATTAAAAGATCATGAACACGCAGTCGATGTTCATCAACGTAAACGCAAAAAGAAAGCAAGATAA
- a CDS encoding DNA polymerase III subunit delta' → MLYPWQQSQWQKIQQQKLSAKLPHALLMSGPLGLGKLDFALHLAHSLLCQSPDDHGIACGKCASCQLVEAETHPDLFILQAEERGKAIKVDDVRQLSSKLNLTSQYGGYQVALIVDAHDMNINASNSLLKTLEEPSSDTVLILVSSNPQKLPVTIRSRCQNISFNVPESQQALSWLESQNIQQANALLNLAHGAPLLALDLQQGELLDHHKLLINSLLNVAKNQPVIEQAELLHKLPLNYLLNWLFDWVQDLIKLHQCGDSATLIHTEQQTELKQLVTRSSLQGLYDYLDQLVKNKQLQSIPLNSQLLWEDLLLSWYKTLKRV, encoded by the coding sequence ATGCTTTATCCCTGGCAACAATCTCAATGGCAAAAGATACAGCAACAAAAGTTATCGGCCAAATTACCTCATGCGTTATTAATGTCTGGTCCTCTGGGGCTGGGTAAGCTGGATTTTGCATTACACCTTGCCCATAGTTTGTTGTGTCAATCACCGGATGATCATGGTATTGCCTGCGGTAAGTGTGCTTCCTGTCAGTTGGTTGAAGCTGAAACTCATCCGGATCTGTTTATTTTGCAGGCGGAGGAAAGAGGAAAAGCGATTAAGGTTGATGATGTGCGACAGTTATCATCTAAGCTGAATTTAACCAGTCAGTATGGCGGGTATCAGGTTGCACTGATTGTTGATGCACATGATATGAATATCAATGCATCGAATAGTTTATTAAAAACACTGGAAGAGCCTTCCTCTGATACGGTGTTAATTCTGGTTAGTTCTAACCCGCAAAAATTACCTGTTACGATTCGTTCACGCTGTCAGAATATCAGTTTTAATGTGCCTGAATCACAACAGGCATTAAGCTGGTTAGAGAGTCAGAATATTCAGCAGGCAAATGCGCTGCTCAATCTGGCGCATGGTGCGCCGTTACTTGCGTTAGATTTACAGCAGGGTGAATTATTAGACCATCATAAACTGCTTATAAATTCGTTGCTTAATGTGGCTAAAAATCAGCCTGTAATTGAGCAGGCTGAGTTATTACATAAGCTTCCATTAAATTATTTACTTAACTGGTTATTTGACTGGGTGCAGGATTTAATTAAACTGCATCAATGCGGTGATTCTGCAACTTTAATACACACAGAGCAGCAGACAGAATTAAAACAACTGGTGACTCGATCCAGTCTGCAGGGGCTTTATGATTACCTGGATCAGTTAGTTAAAAACAAACAATTGCAATCAATTCCACTGAATTCACAACTGTTGTGGGAAGATTTGCTATTATCATGGTATAAAACACTAAAACGGGTTTGA
- a CDS encoding dTMP kinase: MTKPMFITLEGCEGVGKTSNMEFIKSMLQENNINFIETREPGGTPLGESLRAMLLGEDFKGMSDDTELMLMFAARAEHVAQVIKPALEKGQWVLCDRFTDATYAYQGGGRQLDIKRIEGLENWVLGDLRPDLTLLLDAPISVGRERAGKRSTPDRFEQEMDGFFNRVRDTYLNRAKADANRMKVVDASGDLLAVQNQIREIIKGFM; the protein is encoded by the coding sequence ATGACAAAACCAATGTTCATAACGCTCGAGGGATGTGAAGGCGTCGGTAAAACTTCGAATATGGAATTTATAAAATCCATGTTGCAGGAAAATAATATTAATTTTATAGAAACCCGTGAACCCGGTGGAACACCACTAGGTGAGTCATTGCGCGCGATGTTGCTAGGTGAAGATTTTAAAGGTATGTCAGATGATACCGAGTTAATGTTAATGTTTGCCGCGCGTGCTGAACATGTCGCTCAGGTTATCAAACCTGCATTAGAAAAAGGTCAGTGGGTATTATGTGACCGCTTCACGGATGCAACTTATGCGTATCAGGGCGGTGGCCGTCAGTTAGATATAAAACGAATTGAAGGACTGGAAAACTGGGTGTTAGGTGATTTACGTCCAGATTTAACGCTGTTACTGGATGCACCTATTTCGGTAGGGCGTGAGCGTGCTGGAAAACGTAGTACACCTGATAGATTTGAGCAGGAAATGGATGGTTTTTTTAATCGTGTTAGAGATACTTATCTTAACAGGGCAAAAGCTGATGCTAATCGAATGAAAGTGGTTGATGCGAGTGGCGATTTGCTGGCAGTGCAAAATCAAATACGTGAAATAATTAAAGGTTTCATGTGA
- a CDS encoding pilus assembly protein PilZ produces MAAGGAPRQGILSLTIKDKAALYAAYMPFVSNGGLFIPTNKSYGLGEEVFMLLTLMDDKERLPVAGKIVWITPTGAQGNKSTGIGVQFGPQDNGQTRTKIETYLAGALKSDRTTHTM; encoded by the coding sequence ATGGCAGCAGGCGGCGCTCCAAGACAGGGTATACTCTCATTAACTATTAAAGATAAAGCAGCGTTATACGCTGCTTATATGCCTTTTGTTTCGAATGGTGGGCTCTTTATTCCTACCAATAAATCATATGGTCTTGGTGAAGAGGTCTTTATGCTGTTGACCCTGATGGACGATAAAGAACGTTTGCCGGTGGCGGGCAAAATAGTCTGGATTACACCCACAGGTGCACAGGGTAATAAATCAACCGGTATCGGTGTGCAGTTCGGGCCACAGGATAATGGCCAGACCAGAACTAAAATTGAAACCTACCTTGCTGGTGCTCTGAAGTCAGATCGCACTACACACACTATGTAA
- a CDS encoding sulfurtransferase TusE (transfers sulfur from TusBCD complex to MnmA; involved in thiouridation of U34 position of some tRNAs) gives MMLSVAGQNIETNEQGFLANLGEWNEDFTEATAKNDGVELYNDHWELILYFRDYYEENQICPTMHKVVRELGNKNEHFHNQKEYEKHIYKLFPTDPTHEVCKLAGLPMPQPDD, from the coding sequence ATGATGTTAAGTGTAGCCGGACAAAACATAGAAACAAATGAACAGGGTTTTCTTGCAAACCTTGGTGAATGGAATGAAGACTTTACGGAAGCCACAGCAAAAAACGATGGCGTAGAATTATATAATGATCACTGGGAACTGATTCTTTATTTCAGAGATTATTATGAAGAAAACCAGATATGCCCGACTATGCATAAAGTGGTTAGAGAACTTGGTAATAAAAACGAACACTTTCACAACCAGAAAGAATACGAAAAACATATTTATAAACTGTTTCCAACCGATCCAACCCACGAGGTATGCAAACTTGCTGGCTTGCCTATGCCCCAACCTGATGATTGA
- a CDS encoding aminodeoxychorismate lyase, translating into MTNVLINGFEETSIDVRDRGFQYGDGLFETISYTNKKLQFWDEHMQRLRNSCNRLSLACVDESLWLEDIDKLELDDNSVVKLMISRGVSGRGYIYAEGDSVTRVTASFAMPDYPEEHRQGITTTICKTPISINAALAGMKHLNRLDNVLARNEWNDSDITEGFMFDSHDHVIEGTMSNVFCVMGDELYTPLLERCGVEGVMRQQVINIAAELKIPVNIVDISKQNFLQMDAVFVTNSLIGIWPVKKIIDDEDSVDFKQHKMLDDINHKLIQLMSI; encoded by the coding sequence ATGACTAACGTTCTAATAAATGGATTTGAAGAGACCAGTATAGATGTACGTGACAGAGGCTTTCAATATGGTGATGGTTTATTTGAAACCATCAGTTATACAAATAAGAAATTACAGTTCTGGGATGAACACATGCAGCGATTACGTAATAGCTGCAATCGTTTGTCGTTAGCGTGTGTTGATGAGTCTCTCTGGCTTGAAGATATAGACAAACTGGAGTTAGATGATAATTCAGTCGTAAAACTGATGATCAGTCGTGGTGTATCAGGTCGAGGTTATATTTACGCGGAAGGTGATAGTGTTACGCGTGTCACAGCTTCTTTTGCAATGCCGGATTATCCTGAAGAGCATCGTCAGGGTATAACGACGACTATATGTAAAACCCCTATTTCAATAAATGCTGCATTAGCAGGTATGAAACATTTAAACAGGCTGGATAATGTACTGGCTAGAAATGAATGGAATGATAGCGATATAACGGAAGGTTTCATGTTCGATAGTCACGACCATGTGATTGAAGGGACGATGAGTAATGTGTTTTGTGTGATGGGTGATGAGTTATATACGCCTTTACTGGAACGATGCGGTGTAGAAGGCGTAATGCGCCAACAGGTAATTAATATTGCTGCTGAATTAAAAATCCCGGTGAATATAGTCGATATTAGTAAACAGAATTTTTTACAAATGGATGCGGTGTTTGTAACAAACAGTTTGATTGGTATCTGGCCGGTTAAAAAAATAATAGATGATGAGGATAGTGTGGATTTTAAACAACATAAAATGCTTGATGATATTAATCATAAATTAATACAGTTAATGTCTATTTGA